A window of the Thermodesulforhabdus norvegica genome harbors these coding sequences:
- the csm5 gene encoding type III-A CRISPR-associated RAMP protein Csm5, whose translation MKVLESKELRIRIKSPVHVGCGEVYDPFSFIVDDQKRELLILDMSTFIKNLPPDLINEFSRICQKGTPDSLLEMYKFLRRIGERRDIVSKNGVVARRVSLVEGFINHYNEVVGAEVRNTNGKVITKFAIERTAYDPIGGFKPIIPGSSIKGALRTAVLNVWKSKASLKNSYSDNESLQLEKDILGGSFSSDPFSLVKVSDFLPVGEVKTKIVYAVNCKKAEGEEGKGPCQIFETVIEGEFKGTISVMRSLARERGIKKPLSIEELLIASRKFYTGELKREVEEMKKMKGVYFNWKSRFDLQKEVPLRIGRHSGAECVTIEGFRRIKIMGSNKKLDHATTLWLASADRKPKACAPFGWCVLVN comes from the coding sequence GTGAAAGTGCTGGAGAGTAAAGAGCTAAGAATCAGGATAAAATCGCCGGTTCACGTAGGATGCGGAGAAGTCTACGATCCCTTCTCCTTTATCGTTGATGATCAGAAACGGGAACTTCTGATCTTGGATATGAGCACCTTCATAAAAAATCTTCCGCCAGATTTGATTAATGAATTTTCCCGTATATGCCAAAAAGGGACTCCAGACTCACTCCTGGAAATGTACAAATTCCTGAGGAGAATCGGTGAAAGAAGAGATATTGTGTCCAAAAATGGAGTTGTCGCCAGAAGGGTCTCACTGGTTGAGGGCTTTATTAATCATTACAACGAAGTTGTCGGAGCAGAAGTTAGAAACACAAACGGTAAAGTGATAACGAAGTTTGCTATTGAAAGAACAGCCTACGACCCCATTGGTGGCTTTAAACCCATTATTCCAGGCTCTTCCATCAAGGGGGCGTTAAGAACCGCTGTTTTGAATGTGTGGAAAAGCAAAGCTTCTTTAAAAAACAGTTACAGTGATAATGAATCTCTACAGCTTGAAAAAGACATTCTGGGAGGTAGTTTTAGTTCAGACCCCTTTAGTCTGGTTAAAGTGTCAGATTTTTTGCCTGTTGGAGAGGTTAAAACAAAGATTGTTTATGCAGTAAATTGTAAAAAAGCAGAAGGTGAAGAAGGTAAAGGTCCATGTCAAATATTTGAAACCGTTATTGAGGGCGAGTTTAAAGGAACCATTTCAGTTATGAGATCCCTTGCCCGAGAGAGGGGAATAAAAAAACCTCTCTCAATTGAAGAACTTCTCATTGCTTCCCGGAAGTTCTATACAGGTGAACTCAAAAGAGAAGTTGAGGAAATGAAGAAAATGAAAGGTGTTTACTTCAACTGGAAGTCCCGTTTTGACCTTCAAAAAGAAGTACCTTTAAGGATTGGCCGACACAGCGGAGCAGAATGCGTTACCATTGAGGGTTTCAGAAGAATAAAAATAATGGGATCAAATAAAAAACTCGATCATGCCACAACATTATGGCTGGCTTCAGCCGACAGAAAGCCAAAAGCCTGTGCTCCCTTTGGCTGGTGCGTGCTGGTCAATTAA
- a CDS encoding PaaI family thioesterase translates to MQDFLKKYFSRDRYAAHAGIEILEAAPGYAKARMVIRDFHLNGVGIVHGAAIFTLADLVFAVASNSHGQVALAINATISYFKAVSSGTLYAEAEEISLSPRLATYAIRVIHDREGLIALFQGTVYRKKERLEDMGD, encoded by the coding sequence GTGCAAGACTTTCTTAAGAAATACTTTTCCCGAGATCGCTATGCCGCTCATGCAGGAATTGAGATTCTTGAAGCTGCTCCGGGTTATGCAAAAGCCAGAATGGTCATAAGGGATTTCCACCTCAACGGAGTGGGCATAGTGCACGGAGCGGCCATATTCACTCTTGCAGACCTGGTTTTCGCCGTGGCATCGAACTCTCACGGTCAGGTTGCCCTGGCCATAAACGCAACCATTTCCTATTTTAAGGCGGTCTCATCGGGCACTCTATACGCTGAAGCGGAGGAGATATCCCTGTCGCCACGGCTTGCCACCTATGCAATCCGGGTCATCCACGACCGGGAGGGACTTATTGCACTCTTTCAGGGTACGGTTTACCGAAAGAAAGAGCGGCTGGAGGACATGGGAGACTGA
- a CDS encoding bacteriohemerythrin: MKKLTLSQRMILFIVAFVAVVAFFASHVIISAFRDYRIAGQMHTNLILMSRLSDVLTSLQRERGLSSAFLGGGVEVSEVREAREVTDRSLQELYPVLRASTIPEKDKDDFLRVLQMLGDVRNRVDNRGLTEEIFSDYTKMIEAALLLDKAVANAKTTKGVGKRMATFVILETSKEHLGRLRGMASYLVASKKQADEKQREDLIKAWAIFQGGLSSPALVLPADLERRLSELPLSPTWQKGAKYFGDIISGGHLYLSTEEVFKTYSDMISDINGIISDLNSSLMKYTMSIKSEARRSLMLNSLTALLLVGIIVIGALLTLISTRRQLRRTVTTLESATVRVDQASKEISEVGTVLSEGTSRQAASIEETAAAIEELSSMAAQNSEHTKRANELVAQTAQAVNEASLSMKKLIEAMDGITRASEETVKIVKTIDEIAFQTNLLALNAAVEAARAGEAGAGFAVVADEVRSLAMRSAEAARTTSELIENTLKRIREGGSIVEAVSEGFGRIEDNTQKVQNIIDEISATSAEQADGIAQINRAVSDIDTVVQNTAAQAEELAASSGDLVSQVSALAAELEALKKLIYGDRASGLVSQEDKTSGETYEPRKPVHTQYVFRKSGGGLKKALPKTQGESARVRPQQGKIRPLIEWTDDFSVGVHEIDEQHKRLVSMLNRLNEAMKLGRGKQVVDQILFNLGDYVQRHFATEEAYMEAVNYPELERHKDIHRRLTAKVKDYMERYEKGEPGLALELLDFLTGWLKNHILQTDKAYSSYVRDVKIDRALF, encoded by the coding sequence ATGAAAAAGCTAACTCTTTCGCAGCGGATGATTCTGTTTATTGTCGCCTTTGTCGCTGTAGTTGCTTTTTTTGCAAGCCACGTAATCATTTCCGCTTTCAGAGATTACCGAATAGCAGGTCAGATGCACACCAACCTTATCCTGATGTCCCGCCTTTCCGATGTGCTGACCTCTTTACAGCGTGAGCGTGGACTTTCCTCGGCCTTTCTGGGTGGAGGCGTTGAGGTTTCCGAGGTCAGGGAAGCGAGAGAAGTCACCGATAGAAGCTTACAGGAGCTTTATCCTGTTCTCAGAGCCTCTACGATACCGGAAAAGGACAAGGATGATTTCCTCCGTGTTTTGCAGATGCTGGGTGATGTAAGGAACCGTGTCGATAACCGGGGGCTCACCGAGGAGATCTTTTCAGACTACACAAAGATGATAGAGGCGGCACTACTTCTGGATAAGGCTGTTGCCAACGCAAAAACGACAAAAGGTGTCGGAAAAAGAATGGCAACCTTCGTGATCCTTGAAACGTCCAAAGAACATCTTGGGCGTCTTAGAGGTATGGCCTCTTATCTGGTTGCTTCAAAAAAACAGGCCGATGAAAAACAGCGGGAGGATCTGATAAAGGCATGGGCGATCTTTCAGGGAGGGCTCAGCTCCCCGGCTCTGGTTTTACCTGCCGACCTGGAACGCCGCCTTTCGGAACTCCCGTTATCGCCGACATGGCAAAAGGGGGCAAAATATTTTGGGGATATTATATCCGGTGGCCATCTGTATCTCAGTACCGAAGAAGTGTTTAAGACTTACAGCGATATGATTTCGGACATAAACGGGATTATATCCGACCTCAACTCGAGCCTTATGAAATACACGATGTCCATCAAATCCGAGGCCCGTCGCTCGCTTATGTTGAATTCTCTGACGGCCCTTCTTCTGGTAGGCATTATTGTTATCGGCGCTTTGCTTACTCTGATTTCGACACGACGTCAGCTCAGGCGAACCGTCACCACCCTTGAGTCCGCCACGGTACGGGTTGATCAAGCTTCAAAAGAGATTTCCGAAGTGGGCACCGTTCTTTCAGAGGGAACATCCAGACAGGCTGCTTCCATAGAAGAGACCGCAGCGGCGATAGAAGAACTTTCATCCATGGCTGCACAGAATTCTGAGCATACAAAACGGGCGAATGAACTTGTGGCCCAGACTGCACAGGCAGTTAATGAAGCCAGCCTGTCCATGAAGAAGCTTATTGAGGCCATGGACGGTATTACCAGGGCAAGCGAAGAGACGGTGAAGATCGTAAAAACCATCGACGAAATTGCCTTTCAGACAAACCTGCTTGCCCTTAACGCCGCCGTGGAAGCGGCCCGGGCGGGTGAAGCCGGCGCGGGCTTTGCGGTGGTGGCCGATGAGGTCAGAAGCCTTGCCATGAGGTCGGCCGAGGCGGCCAGGACCACCTCTGAGCTAATCGAAAATACGCTGAAAAGAATCAGAGAAGGCGGATCCATTGTTGAAGCCGTGAGTGAGGGATTCGGCAGGATAGAGGATAATACTCAAAAGGTTCAGAATATTATCGATGAGATATCGGCCACTTCTGCCGAGCAGGCCGACGGTATAGCCCAGATCAACAGGGCGGTTTCGGATATCGATACGGTTGTTCAGAATACGGCTGCTCAGGCGGAAGAGCTTGCTGCTTCATCGGGTGATCTGGTTTCCCAGGTTTCGGCTCTTGCTGCGGAGCTTGAAGCACTCAAAAAGTTGATATACGGTGATCGTGCCTCCGGGCTCGTTTCGCAGGAAGATAAAACATCGGGCGAAACCTATGAGCCGCGGAAGCCCGTACACACTCAATATGTATTCCGAAAGTCTGGAGGAGGACTTAAAAAAGCTCTCCCGAAAACACAGGGTGAGTCTGCTCGGGTAAGACCTCAGCAGGGCAAAATAAGACCTTTGATAGAATGGACGGATGATTTCAGCGTTGGGGTTCATGAAATCGACGAGCAACACAAACGCCTTGTTTCTATGCTTAACCGGCTCAACGAGGCGATGAAATTGGGCCGCGGCAAACAGGTGGTTGATCAGATACTTTTCAACCTTGGGGACTATGTTCAGCGACATTTTGCTACCGAGGAGGCCTACATGGAGGCCGTGAATTATCCGGAACTGGAACGGCATAAAGACATTCACAGGCGCCTTACTGCAAAAGTAAAAGATTACATGGAGAGGTATGAAAAAGGGGAACCGGGGCTTGCTCTGGAACTTCTCGATTTTTTGACGGGATGGCTGAAAAACCACATACTTCAGACCGACAAGGCCTATTCTTCATACGTGAGGGATGTAAAAATCGATAGGGCCCTGTTCTGA
- a CDS encoding ABC transporter ATP-binding protein — MKALIVENLKIGISFGDKKKIIVENGDFSVENAEIVGFLGESGSGKTTIAHALCGLLNILPYRTYSRLVPEVESGIIRFVEGCAIDIARNPDKLRSLLGRGIFLMPQSPSACLNPYRTVGEQIREVAGNQNVGLYLEEVGLSRVYAGFYPHQLSGGMKRRVLIAMARALGPRVLIADEPTEGLDAETKEEMLRLFVKLVKESETAILIITHDLESLEMLQELGGVSPLKTLLLFSKKIIRGTLPEVVNLLNRSGQSFETNLLLPDIPPCRKDGGGLLQVHHLTKSYPSVGRVLDSVSFEISPGERVGLIGPSGSGKTTLIRCVGGVEKPDAGKITWKGSSLIPFPYKFRRDIQIIWQDPYTTLPPHRPVRKIIEEPIKSDAHSGKRCETTVHQICNFLGIKAKLLDQYPWQLSGGEAQRVAIARSIVTYPRCVLADEPLNGLHLPEKRRLLLLLGELFNFWGVSLLVVSHHMETVHALTERVMILREGRIGHDPVSLPCPPAALSFGKPYPERVQ; from the coding sequence ATGAAAGCTCTGATTGTTGAGAACCTGAAGATCGGCATTTCCTTCGGAGATAAAAAGAAAATAATTGTGGAAAATGGCGATTTCTCTGTTGAAAATGCCGAAATTGTGGGCTTTCTGGGCGAAAGCGGCTCCGGCAAGACAACCATAGCCCATGCCCTTTGCGGCCTTTTGAACATCCTTCCCTATCGCACCTATTCAAGGCTGGTCCCGGAAGTTGAAAGTGGGATAATCAGGTTTGTGGAAGGCTGTGCTATCGATATTGCCAGAAATCCCGACAAATTACGATCACTCCTGGGAAGGGGTATATTCCTTATGCCTCAGAGCCCTTCGGCATGTCTCAATCCCTATAGAACCGTGGGGGAGCAGATAAGGGAAGTGGCAGGTAATCAAAATGTTGGATTGTACCTCGAAGAAGTGGGTCTTTCCCGTGTCTATGCCGGGTTTTATCCCCATCAGCTCAGCGGCGGGATGAAGCGACGGGTTCTCATTGCCATGGCCCGGGCTCTCGGTCCCAGGGTTCTTATTGCCGATGAACCTACGGAAGGACTTGATGCAGAAACCAAAGAAGAAATGCTCCGCCTCTTTGTGAAACTCGTGAAAGAAAGTGAAACGGCCATCCTGATTATTACCCATGATTTGGAAAGCCTGGAGATGCTTCAGGAATTGGGCGGAGTGTCCCCCTTAAAAACTCTTTTGCTTTTCTCAAAGAAAATTATAAGGGGTACACTTCCAGAAGTAGTCAACTTACTCAACAGGAGCGGTCAGAGCTTTGAGACGAACCTTTTACTGCCTGACATTCCCCCGTGCAGGAAGGATGGGGGAGGATTGTTGCAGGTTCACCACCTGACGAAGTCTTACCCTTCTGTCGGAAGGGTACTTGACTCTGTTTCCTTTGAAATAAGTCCCGGAGAACGCGTTGGTCTGATCGGGCCCTCCGGTTCGGGAAAAACCACCCTGATAAGGTGTGTGGGAGGAGTAGAAAAGCCCGATGCAGGGAAAATCACCTGGAAGGGATCTTCCCTTATACCTTTTCCTTATAAATTTAGACGGGACATTCAGATTATATGGCAGGATCCTTATACCACGCTTCCACCGCACAGGCCTGTCAGAAAAATTATCGAAGAGCCTATTAAATCCGATGCCCACTCCGGAAAACGATGTGAAACGACAGTTCATCAAATATGCAATTTCCTAGGTATAAAAGCGAAGCTACTCGATCAGTATCCCTGGCAATTGAGTGGAGGAGAGGCTCAGAGGGTTGCCATTGCCAGAAGCATCGTAACGTATCCCCGCTGTGTTCTTGCGGACGAACCCCTCAACGGTTTGCACCTTCCCGAGAAACGAAGACTTCTTTTGCTTCTCGGAGAACTATTTAACTTCTGGGGTGTCTCACTTCTCGTGGTATCTCACCACATGGAAACCGTACATGCCTTAACAGAACGAGTCATGATACTCAGAGAAGGACGAATTGGGCATGACCCTGTCAGTCTCCCATGTCCTCCAGCCGCTCTTTCTTTCGGTAAACCGTACCCTGAAAGAGTGCAATAA